ACCAACTCCCTTCTGGAAATAGTGAGGATAGGATCATGGACCACATATAACATGATGTTTCCAATCAAAAGAGGAAGTGGCTGGGAGTCAGCCCCCCAAAAAGCCCCTAGAACTTCTGCTGGCACCTTTCCTTCCAGCAGGCAACTTTTCCTGATATTGTTTTTGCAGACAAATGCATAAACCCTATATTTTGCAGCAGTGCAAACTCCTTTTTCCCCTTCTCTCGGAGTTCACAACCCCAGACGTTGGTAGAGacattcagttatttttctctgtatgtcTATTTTGCAAGAGGCTTTTCTCCGCGTGGTGCTTTTGCATTGCTGATGCGTCAGTGCTGTCCCCCGCCCCCATCTCatccaggggctggggggtggggggagacggGGAGCCGGGCCTTGCAGAGCTGCCCCCTGATTGGCTGCACGGTCCGGCTGGGCCCTGCAGAGCTGCCCCCTGATTGGCTGCACGATCCCGGCTGGGCTATAAAAGAGACCCGCGGCGCGGGCGGGGGAGACGCCGGAGGATCCTGGCAGCATCTTCCCCGGGAAAACGCCAAGTGCGCTCAAAGCAGGAGCCGCAGCTCCTCCCGCCGCGTTTCTTTCCTACCTGCGACTCCCGCACCGTCCAGACAAGATGTGCAAAGGGCTCGCAGGACTGCCGGCTTCCTGCTTGAGGAGGTAAGATTGTTTCCAGCCACTAAACACGGTAAACTTGTGGGTAGACTTTCTCCGTTACTTACACGTCGCACTTACTAAGCTGGTTCTCCTGAATTGGAAACAATGTAGCCAGGAGAGCGACAGCTTCCTGGCTTTCTTCCAACACCAGCTAGATACTGTGATTTAAGAAGTGTACTGCCCCAATTTCAGTACTTACGTGTTGCTTTCTAGGACCTCAGTTTTGAGAACTGTTCTGATCTTTGAGTCAGGTCCTGCAACCAAGCTAATAAAAAAGTGATATGAGGTTTTGGGCTAAATATAGGGATCTGGAACATCTCTCTCTGTGATTGCTGCTGTTATCTGAGCATCGCTTGAGTGCGTGGAATTCCAGCCGTAGGGTTTCTGTAGTGTATTCGATCTGGTCTGGGGAATATACACCTGAAGGGGGTTTGGCTACAGCATcagaaagaaaatgctttctgCACGGTGCTGCCCTATCTTCCTCTCTCTGTATTCTTATGAGCAAATGTTGAAACCAAATATGAGTTTCAAAGCAAGATCTCCCTTATCTCTCTGCCCCTAACTCTAGTTTTTAAAGCATCTTATATGAGTGATGGTTGAGAAGTATTGATTATAACAAATCAGTTAAGGATTTTATGTAGGATCACATCCTAAAAACATTGTTTTGTCAATATACtttcttgattaaaaacaaacaaacaaacaaaccttaaAGCTATATGCTACTTATCCTCTTTTGGCTTTTTCAAAAGAGGtataaataaatgctttcagAGAATGCTTGTCTATTTGCcagctgaaaataaaatataaaacttgtgCCTATCACATTACTTAATCTTTCAGTTAAAGGTAAAAATTCCCTCTAAAGCTATGCCACCTCCTTTCTCGTCTCCATGCAAGCAGAAATTACCTTAAATTTTAATTCGGAAATAGTTTCAGAAAGCACAGTCTTAGGTGCTAATAAAaagtttacctttaaaaaattctgtcaCTCGGGAGTATGAAAGTAtcgatggctgctttaaaatgaAGCAGGCTAGCCTTTCAGTGCAAatgagcttaaaaataaaaaagcagagaaagtgGAGCAGGAGGGTGTCACAGACAGTAACGGTGACATAAGGGCCTCTCACTCTCACCACTAATTTCCTGCACTAAGTGAAGCAAATTGCTCCAAGCACCAGTTAACTTATATATCAAGTTAATCATACAAAATACAAGAATGTTGGGAGGAAGTTACGTTCTGGTCAATATTTTGGAAGACAGATAGAAGGCATTCCTGGAGCTTTGCCCTCAAAGAGTTCAGCAGCCAACCTGGGGGGTAAGCCCTGCATCAGCAGAATGAGAGGCTCTTCCCTTTCCTCGCTGGGAAACTGTCAATCATCTAGTCCAACCCCTTCGCCACCCGTGCCCGACACTCCAGAGGGGCTGTCAACCCCTCAGGGTCACGTAGGTGGTGGGTGAGTGAGGACCAAATCCGAATTTCCTGCCTCTGGTGACTTCTGAAGTCATTTTGGTTTCTATCTTTGTGGCTGCATCATGTCATGCTGTGTATTATAAGTGCATTTGCTAAGCATGCTTCCAACGCTTCACAGAATGACCCTGCCTTGTTCAATAACTGTCGGATCTCAGGCGGAGCTGGCACAcggaaataggaaataatttcTCTTTGCACTTCGTGGTACACGTATATCACCACCTTAGGATTACCTTAACCTTCATGATTGTATCCTGCCCTCAGCAAGGAGGATTTTACATCCCCTGACCAGTCACCAGTCAGGCGAGCCGTCTTGGAAGGGCGAGGAGATACTATTTAAGGGGAAGTTCAGGAGCATAATGCAATTCACATTATCTGGGAAACCCCGTAGATAAGCCACTAGAGTATAAGTAGCCATCCTAAAATGTCTTTATATCTCTGTGACTTTATTTttacccccccccaccccccgagtaggatcatctatttatttgtttcttttaaaatgatatttctcttttgaaagtatttcttggcttttattaaaaaaaaaaaagacgtacCAGCCAGAGAGCGGTTCATAAAGAGGGAGAGGGTTCTGCTAGAAGCCGGGGACAGGGCCCCCTTTTCCGGAGCCGGGAGGCCAGCCGCACCCGGGCCGCCCGCTGAACGGTGGCGGCGAGCTGAGCGCTCCGCTCTGATTAAACACTCGCTGGCTCCAGCGACGGCTCCGGCTTGCCTCTCCTGGCTGTTTTTAAGCCTCAAACGCCCGTTATGGTGTCTATAAAAAAGGAAGCAAGCAACGGCAGGAGATGCACTAAAAACAACCCTCAAGGAGCTCAGGCTTTGGACTGAGCATGTGCGTCCCCCACGCCTCGCTCCGCGTCCCGCTGCTGGGACTGCAGACCTGAGTCCCCCGCGTGCCCCACAGCGTGGCTGGAACTGAGCGGACCTGTCCTTGCCCGAGGGACATCTGCAGCCCCCCCTCCGCCAGCAGGGGGACAGACGGGGACCGCAGCCACCTGCCAGAAGGGGACGTGCAGCAAGGCTGTGTCACATTCTGCAGTTACAGCTTGCTCTCCCGTTCCTACAGACAAGACCAAGGACTGTCAAGTTTTCAGGGTGGTTCTAGTAAAGACACCAAAGGTGTTCCGTTGGTCAAAATTATGGGTGTCTAGAAGAGGCCTCTGAGGTCAACGCAAGGGCCAGAGTTCCAGTGACAGACAGAGGAACGAGCAGTACAGCCCTGGCCTCCAGGCTTCGTAGCAAGTCGTAGGCAGAACCGGAACAGGAGTCCTGTTGTCCTCGGAGCTCCTGCCAGCTCCAACTTCCATCCCTTAGGTAAAGTGCCTCCGCCCCGGAGGCTGGTAAGGGGCTCTTCAAGGTCTGTGACTAGGGTGTCTTTTACAGAAAGCGGGTAATAATtattaattctcttttttccccttttctgtgCAGTGCGAAAGATATGAAGCATCGGTTAGGCTTCCTGCTGCAGAAGTCCGATTCCTGCGAACATAATTCTTCCCACAGCAAGAAGGACAAGGTGGTTATTTGCCAGAGGTAAGAGAAAAGGCCTTGGCAAAGATCCACCGAGTACTAACTGTCGGAGGATAGAGATATTCTGTGAGAAGAGAACGAAGTCATGCCCCAAGTTAAGCCAAATTTGTACCAAGATGACTTCCGTTTTCATGGGGTCACAATTATATTAGAAATTTCCATACATTTAGTGGAAAAAGCTGCCCTGATCAACAATACATCTTAtcataaagatagaaaataaaatttctgcatTATATTCAGGATCTCAAGTTTCTTGGACCAATTTTGTATCATGGCATTCAAATTActctttttctctgtaatttttcTAGAGTGAGCCAAGAGGAAGTCAAGAAATGGGCTGAATCACTGGAAAACCTGATTACCCATGAATGTGAGTCTGACAGCCCCTACCCTACCCCCAGGAGGAGGACAAAGGCACTGTGGATAGGACAAGTTGTCTCACATTATGCTGCTCTAGTAGAAACTGCATAAAGGCCCGGGTTCCTTCTGACTTCAGACTCAGGAAAACCTTTTGGTCTTATATCCAGTTTGCTTATAATTTTACCATGCCCTAGAGCTTTGTGACATATAACGGAGAGCTCACACAGGAACCACATGCAAAACCATCTCTCTCATCacaaggaaggaggagagagggaaaaaattctaaatactGAGATCTCCTTGCAAAATCAAGCTGAGTTTCTCTTTCCCAAACCCACCTTGCCAACCGATAGTTGCATAGGCATTTCAGAAACAAACTGCTTTCTCGAAAGAGGCTTCGACCTCTGAGCAACAATCATTAGAGATCACTGGGATCCACTAGATACCACACACAGATTAGGGTTACCTAACCCCGAGTGACCCCCCCAAAAAGGAGGTGATTGCTTCAACCCATGACCTTTTCCCCCAAGTGTGTCAACTTTATCTGAAATACAATATCCAAGAGGCCAGCCAGTGTGATGACAACCCTGGTTCTTTCTCCTGTATCACAGGTGGACTGGCAGCTTTCAAAGCTTTCCTGAAGTCTGAATACAGCGAGGAGAACATCGATTTTTGGATCAGCTGTGAAGAGTACAAGAAAATCAAATCGCCATCTAAACTAAGTCCCAAGGCCAAAAAGATATACAATGAATTCATCTCAGTCCAGGCAACAAAAGAGGTAGGGTTTTTTATCAATACCcaatagctgtacatatttacagggtacacatgatattttgatacatgcatgtAATgtataatgaccaaatcagggtaactgggatattcatcacttcaaacatttatcatttctttgcgtggagaacattccaaatcttccaGTATTTTGAAACAGACGTTAAACTATTGATAACTGTAGTCACCGTACTGTGCTATCAGACACTAGAATCTGTGTCTTCTCACCTTGTAACTCTTCTTTCCACCCATTAACCACCCTCTCCGAAGCGGTAGGTTTTTATGGCACAGAACTCTCTGGATCTTAGTGAGGGTTCCTAGAACAGTAAAGCAGATTATTATAATCTTGACAACCCTAAACAAATCAACTGGTTTAGAAAAGCTCTTTCATTCACATGATTTTCATAACCTCCCTCCATGAATTTTTCTGACTAATCTCCCAAATTTGTGAGCAAGAACAAAGATATTGCTCTACCCACCCTGAAGCAGAATGAACCTTTTAAACTCTCATAGGTACTAGGGTGGAGCCAAATGTCCTTTCTGGTCCCTTTTTTGGTCACTTCTGGGATATTTGAGGGTGCACAGTCAGTTGTTCATGCAAAGGGTGCAGCCTCCCGTCCTCAGCAGGGTGATGGTCTGATGCAGCCCTGACCTTTGCCCTCAGGTGAACCTGGACTCGTGCACCAGGGAGGAGACAAGCAGGAACATGCTGGAGCCCACGATCACCTGCTTTGACGAAGCACAGAGGAAGATTTTCAACCTAATGGAGAAGGATTCCTACCGCCGCTTCCTCAAGTCGCGATTCTATCTCGACCTGGCCCACCCTTCCAGCTGTGGGTCCGAGAAGCAGAAAGGAGCCAAGAGCTCTGCAGACTGTGCCCCCCTGGTCCCACAGTGTGCGTAACTCGCACCCGGAGGCAGGGGGCTCACACGCCAAGACTCTATGCTCTGGGAAACCCGAGGCCAAACATTGATCTGTATTAAGCTCCAGTGCTTTACCCACATTGTAGCCTAACATTCATGCTGCTGCCATGTGTGAGTCACTGCCGTCCATAAACTAGATTTAGTTTGGGTGTTCGAGCGTTCATCAGGGCAGGACCCCATTCTCATCCAATGTCCCCACGTTTCTTTTAGGGTGCCATGTGAGCAATTTCTCAATAATGGCCTCGTGGGTCTGGATTTTCAAAGATCGTTGGCAATTCTCTCCTCCCAACAGTTTGACCTCAGATGGGTTGATGAGGACATTTCGTGTGACATCCACATGCACATGTATTCCGTGAGCCAGCACTTTCTCCAGACTCCAGATGTTTAGAGGAGGGTGACCTgttatatgtatgtttgtgtgtgtctgcatatattttatagatacatacagacatacacacatacattctctgtgtgtatatacatatcgATGTTCTTGTatacgtgtgtgtgagtgtaagATGCAGGACTACCTGGGAAGGACCCTAGGTGCTCACAACTAGAGTGCATGTGTTTACGTACATACACATCCGTTCTGATCTCTGGTCTTTCATACCGCATTGGAACAGGGCAAACTGAACTCACTGCCATGAGAGCTAATAGAGAAATGCTCACGTGTAGGAAGCTGAGTCTGCAAAACTCCATGGGTC
Above is a window of Lemur catta isolate mLemCat1 chromosome 3, mLemCat1.pri, whole genome shotgun sequence DNA encoding:
- the RGS4 gene encoding regulator of G-protein signaling 4 isoform X2 — its product is MCKGLAGLPASCLRSAKDMKHRLGFLLQKSDSCEHNSSHSKKDKVVICQRVSQEEVKKWAESLENLITHECEPGLVHQGGDKQEHAGAHDHLL
- the RGS4 gene encoding regulator of G-protein signaling 4 isoform X1, translated to MCKGLAGLPASCLRSAKDMKHRLGFLLQKSDSCEHNSSHSKKDKVVICQRVSQEEVKKWAESLENLITHECGLAAFKAFLKSEYSEENIDFWISCEEYKKIKSPSKLSPKAKKIYNEFISVQATKEVNLDSCTREETSRNMLEPTITCFDEAQRKIFNLMEKDSYRRFLKSRFYLDLAHPSSCGSEKQKGAKSSADCAPLVPQCA